A genomic segment from Paenibacillus sp. FSL K6-1096 encodes:
- a CDS encoding peptide-binding protein translates to MAKKRKWWSSLLVVSLVGVLFTGCSTNNTSGSATNAPAATAAPTESAAPDATEAPAADGPVDGGTLVASSFSDIVNINPLLVNDTASGDVAQFVFAKLYNLDREGNVKAEDWSLAADLPEISADGLTYTVKLKDTAKWSDGQPVTADDVVYTVETAKNKETGSPLISQYDKVKTVEKVDDHTVKFTMSQIYAPFLYALVQEIVPAHILKDVKPTEMQKNAFGTDPAKTVTSGPWKWTAWKQGESHTMDADPNYWGTVKPHIAQIVYKIYADQNTEVQAIMKGDTDHISAIPVTQVEAVKKDGKIDIIEKPGAQYEYVMFNFDGKNFPDNYGLFAGQKTRQAIAHALNRQGMVDNILKGVGALMNAPFLPDTWADPGDAAVNYDYNAETAKKLLAEDGWVADAKDGILTKDGHRFSFELQYNAGNSRREQVAAVIQQNLKDVGIEVKPKAIDFAAWIDQNVTPGKFQALLLAWSLNTPDPDAESIFSSKYFPPAGQNSGWYKNEKLDQLWVDGYSTVDQAERKEIYKEVGKEISTDLPYVFLYQYGQAIGTGPRVHWAEEDAPEPSLGYGQFFHAIKWWVTD, encoded by the coding sequence ATGGCGAAAAAGAGAAAATGGTGGTCAAGTTTACTAGTTGTATCGTTGGTAGGAGTTCTATTCACCGGTTGCAGCACCAATAATACTTCAGGCTCTGCGACTAATGCTCCTGCCGCAACGGCAGCCCCGACAGAGAGTGCAGCGCCGGATGCTACTGAAGCGCCCGCAGCTGATGGGCCTGTGGATGGGGGAACGCTTGTCGCAAGCTCTTTCTCTGACATTGTTAATATTAATCCCCTTCTAGTTAATGACACCGCATCAGGCGATGTCGCCCAGTTCGTCTTCGCGAAGCTGTACAACCTCGACCGCGAAGGCAATGTGAAGGCTGAAGACTGGTCTTTGGCCGCTGACCTCCCGGAAATCTCCGCAGACGGATTAACCTATACTGTGAAGCTGAAGGATACTGCCAAATGGAGTGACGGCCAGCCGGTCACTGCAGATGATGTAGTGTATACCGTTGAAACAGCTAAGAATAAAGAGACCGGCTCACCGCTGATCAGCCAATATGACAAAGTGAAGACGGTAGAGAAGGTCGATGACCACACTGTTAAATTCACCATGTCCCAGATTTACGCCCCATTCCTGTACGCTCTGGTTCAGGAGATTGTGCCGGCCCATATTCTGAAGGACGTGAAGCCGACCGAAATGCAGAAGAATGCCTTCGGTACAGATCCGGCTAAGACCGTGACCAGCGGACCGTGGAAATGGACAGCCTGGAAGCAGGGCGAGAGCCACACGATGGATGCCGATCCGAACTACTGGGGAACAGTGAAGCCTCATATCGCCCAGATTGTCTACAAGATCTATGCTGACCAGAACACTGAGGTCCAAGCGATTATGAAGGGCGATACGGACCACATCAGTGCCATTCCGGTGACTCAAGTGGAAGCTGTTAAGAAGGACGGCAAGATTGATATTATCGAGAAGCCGGGCGCGCAATATGAATATGTGATGTTCAACTTCGACGGCAAGAACTTCCCCGATAACTACGGTCTGTTCGCCGGACAGAAGACCAGACAGGCGATTGCCCATGCACTGAACCGCCAGGGGATGGTGGACAATATCCTGAAGGGTGTAGGCGCTCTGATGAACGCCCCGTTCCTGCCGGATACCTGGGCTGACCCGGGCGATGCTGCAGTGAACTATGATTATAACGCCGAGACAGCTAAGAAGCTCCTGGCTGAGGACGGATGGGTGGCCGACGCCAAGGATGGAATTCTGACCAAAGACGGACACCGCTTCTCCTTCGAGCTTCAATATAATGCCGGCAACAGCCGCCGTGAGCAGGTTGCCGCTGTTATCCAGCAGAACCTGAAGGATGTCGGCATTGAAGTGAAGCCGAAGGCGATTGACTTCGCTGCCTGGATCGATCAGAACGTTACACCGGGTAAATTCCAGGCCCTGCTGCTGGCATGGTCCCTGAATACACCGGACCCGGATGCGGAGAGCATCTTCTCCTCCAAGTACTTCCCGCCTGCCGGACAGAACAGCGGCTGGTATAAGAATGAGAAGCTGGATCAGCTGTGGGTAGACGGATATTCTACAGTAGATCAGGCTGAGCGCAAAGAGATCTACAAAGAAGTGGGTAAAGAAATCTCCACCGATCTTCCTTATGTATTCCTGTATCAGTATGGTCAGGCCATCGGAACAGGACCTAGAGTGCACTGGGCAGAGGAGGACGCTCCAGAGCCGTCACTGGGCTACGGACAGTTCTTCCACGCGATCAAATGGTGGGTAACCGATTAA
- a CDS encoding ABC transporter permease, with protein MTEYLIRRVLQSVLVIFLITILTFLLIHAAPGGPTQVMLAPGLTPEIFEQQAKNLGLDQPIHIQYLHWIGDLLQGDLGYTFKNHIAISDLLWPRIGNTVILMGAAWLVSLLIAIPWGIYNSTKVYGLSDQTASFISYLGFAMPTFWFGILLQQWLSLKLDWFPLSDMYTRGKEGNIGDLFMHLVLPVTVLALGFLASYMKYARASMLEVLDQDYIRTARAKGVKERKVIFRHALRNALIPIITVLGLDLPILVGGAALTENVFNWPGMGRWFVEMATAREYSALMAVTIVTAVMVVIGNLLADILYVVVDPRVKLGKQGGKAA; from the coding sequence ATGACAGAATATCTGATACGCCGGGTGCTTCAATCGGTATTGGTCATCTTTCTGATTACCATACTGACCTTTCTTCTTATCCATGCGGCTCCGGGCGGACCTACGCAAGTGATGCTCGCGCCGGGCCTGACGCCGGAAATCTTCGAGCAGCAAGCCAAGAATCTGGGGCTCGACCAGCCGATTCATATCCAGTATCTGCACTGGATTGGTGATCTGCTGCAAGGAGACCTGGGATATACCTTCAAGAACCATATTGCGATCTCGGATCTGCTCTGGCCGCGGATCGGCAATACCGTGATCCTGATGGGGGCCGCTTGGCTGGTATCGCTGCTGATTGCCATACCCTGGGGGATCTATAATAGTACCAAAGTCTATGGTTTATCGGATCAGACCGCTTCTTTCATCTCTTATCTGGGCTTCGCCATGCCGACCTTCTGGTTCGGGATCCTGCTGCAGCAGTGGCTGTCGCTCAAGCTGGACTGGTTCCCATTGTCGGATATGTATACAAGAGGCAAGGAAGGAAATATAGGTGATTTGTTCATGCATCTGGTGCTGCCGGTCACCGTACTCGCGCTTGGCTTCCTGGCTTCTTATATGAAGTATGCGCGGGCCAGTATGCTGGAGGTGCTGGATCAGGATTATATCCGCACGGCCCGGGCCAAGGGTGTGAAGGAACGCAAGGTCATCTTCCGCCATGCTCTGCGCAATGCGCTGATTCCAATCATTACGGTACTCGGCCTTGATCTTCCGATTCTGGTAGGCGGGGCCGCACTGACGGAGAATGTATTCAACTGGCCGGGAATGGGCCGCTGGTTCGTGGAGATGGCTACGGCGCGCGAATATTCGGCACTGATGGCGGTTACGATCGTGACGGCTGTCATGGTCGTCATCGGCAATCTGCTGGCGGATATCCTGTACGTGGTCGTTGATCCGCGGGTGAAGCTCGGTAAGCAAGGGGGTAAGGCAGCATGA
- a CDS encoding ABC transporter permease codes for MNPMPGGTDPEIPVVDSDRPPGPWRTLWKKFSRNPFAMGGLIVLFIFVLLGVFAPYLTSYGPEKIDLMFANLKPGAEGHPLGTDELGRDILSRLLYSARISLLIGFSVAAVSVLVGSVIGAISGYFGGFVDTVFMRIVDVMNSVPSLFLNILVMALFGTQIKFMILILAFTSWMSIARLVRGTFLQLREMQYVEAARAIGVSSWGIIFRHLLRNASFPIIVNATLMVGGAILSESALSYLGLGIQAPATSWGLMLSNAQEFMLVDPMQAVYPGFCILMVVLAVNFIGDGIRDALDPRQKVTKSRRRLEQWRKNYSKSGN; via the coding sequence ATGAACCCAATGCCGGGCGGTACGGACCCGGAGATTCCGGTGGTGGATTCGGACCGGCCGCCGGGTCCATGGAGAACGCTGTGGAAGAAGTTCTCGCGTAATCCTTTTGCCATGGGCGGTTTAATCGTACTGTTCATCTTTGTGCTGCTGGGGGTATTCGCACCGTATCTGACCTCTTATGGACCGGAGAAAATCGACCTGATGTTCGCGAATCTGAAGCCAGGAGCGGAGGGCCATCCTCTCGGCACCGATGAGCTGGGCCGCGATATTCTCAGCAGACTGCTGTACAGCGCCCGGATCTCGCTGCTGATCGGGTTCTCGGTTGCCGCTGTATCTGTGCTGGTCGGCTCAGTGATCGGAGCGATCTCCGGTTACTTCGGCGGATTCGTGGATACGGTATTTATGCGTATTGTTGACGTCATGAACTCCGTGCCGTCCCTGTTCCTGAACATCCTGGTAATGGCGTTATTCGGCACACAGATTAAGTTCATGATACTGATTCTGGCGTTCACGAGCTGGATGAGTATTGCCCGGCTGGTCCGGGGAACCTTCCTGCAGCTGCGGGAGATGCAGTATGTGGAGGCTGCGAGAGCGATCGGTGTGTCCAGCTGGGGCATCATCTTCCGGCATCTGCTGCGCAATGCCAGCTTCCCGATTATTGTCAACGCGACCCTGATGGTGGGCGGGGCGATTCTCAGTGAGTCCGCCTTGTCCTATCTGGGCCTTGGCATTCAGGCTCCGGCCACAAGCTGGGGGCTGATGCTCAGCAACGCCCAGGAGTTCATGCTGGTCGATCCGATGCAGGCGGTGTATCCGGGCTTCTGCATCCTGATGGTGGTGCTGGCGGTTAACTTTATCGGCGACGGCATCCGGGATGCCCTTGATCCCAGACAGAAAGTGACCAAATCCCGGAGGAGGCTGGAACAATGGCGGAAAAACTACTCGAAATCCGGAAACTGA
- a CDS encoding ABC transporter ATP-binding protein, which produces MAEKLLEIRKLTAGFATEKGLLKATDGISLTVDKGQTVCIVGESGSGKSVTSLAIMRLIDYAGGMILEGSIDFHGQNLGEKTQEEMRSIRGNQIAMIFQDPMSSLNPVFTIGEQIAESLRLHQNKSDAEAMKHAVELIRLVGIPAPEIRAKQYPHELSGGMCQRVVIAIALACNPELLIADEPTTALDVTVQAQILDLLRKLQSELGMSILLITHDMGVAAEMADRIAVMYAGAIVEEGSVEEIFDHPSHPYTVGLLQSIPGFEGGRGGELYTIRGTIPPIGQLPGGCRFHPRCPHAMDICRSQEPPDFMISEDHRTACWLFKDKPEAAEYSREAKRA; this is translated from the coding sequence ATGGCGGAAAAACTACTCGAAATCCGGAAACTGACCGCCGGCTTTGCAACAGAAAAGGGGCTGCTCAAGGCAACCGACGGCATTTCTCTTACGGTGGACAAGGGGCAGACAGTCTGCATCGTCGGAGAATCCGGCAGCGGCAAAAGCGTGACCTCGCTGGCCATCATGCGCCTGATTGATTACGCAGGCGGGATGATTCTTGAGGGGAGCATTGATTTTCACGGGCAGAACCTGGGGGAAAAGACGCAGGAAGAGATGCGGAGCATCCGCGGCAATCAGATCGCGATGATCTTCCAGGACCCGATGTCCTCGCTGAATCCTGTCTTCACGATCGGGGAACAGATTGCGGAGAGCCTGCGGCTCCATCAGAACAAGAGCGATGCCGAAGCGATGAAGCACGCGGTAGAGCTGATCCGGCTGGTCGGCATCCCGGCCCCGGAGATTCGCGCGAAGCAGTACCCGCATGAGCTGTCCGGCGGGATGTGCCAGCGTGTAGTCATTGCGATTGCCCTGGCCTGCAATCCTGAGCTGCTGATCGCCGATGAGCCGACCACCGCGCTGGATGTGACCGTGCAGGCGCAGATTCTCGATCTGCTGCGCAAGCTGCAGTCTGAGCTCGGGATGTCCATCCTGCTGATCACCCATGACATGGGCGTGGCCGCCGAGATGGCTGACCGCATTGCTGTCATGTATGCGGGCGCGATCGTGGAAGAGGGCAGTGTTGAGGAGATTTTCGACCATCCCAGCCATCCGTATACGGTCGGGCTGCTTCAGTCGATCCCGGGATTCGAGGGCGGACGCGGCGGCGAGCTCTATACGATCCGCGGAACGATTCCGCCGATTGGCCAGCTGCCGGGGGGCTGCCGGTTCCACCCGCGCTGTCCCCATGCGATGGACATCTGCCGCAGCCAGGAGCCGCCGGATTTCATGATCTCTGAGGATCACCGGACCGCCTGCTGGCTGTTCAAGGATAAGCCGGAAGCGGCGGAATACAGCAGGGAGGCGAAGCGTGCATGA
- a CDS encoding dipeptide ABC transporter ATP-binding protein, translating into MNKTLDIPERKLPASSEVLLEVKDVKKYFPITKGLLNRTVGQVKAVDGVNLSIRQGETFGLVGESGCGKSTFGRVLLRLQSATGGKVLFKGKDIHSLGSGDMRKLREEMQIIFQDPFGSLNPRFLVKDIIGEPLRIHRKMSAKETDNRVVELMELVGLDASRRNRYPHEFSGGQRQRIGIARAIALNPKFIVADEAVSALDVSVQSQVINLLMKLQKELGLTFLFIAHGLNVVRHISDRVGVMYLGKLVEVAETEELFAAPLHPYTAALLSAIPKPSPRRKQERIMLEGDVPSPANPPSGCRFHTRCPFVQDKCRHTEPLLEQVGAGRQVACHFPLFPKA; encoded by the coding sequence ATGAATAAGACATTGGACATACCTGAGCGTAAGCTGCCGGCTTCCTCTGAAGTGCTGCTGGAAGTAAAGGACGTTAAGAAATATTTCCCGATCACCAAGGGACTGCTGAACCGGACGGTCGGACAGGTCAAGGCGGTGGACGGGGTGAATCTGTCGATCCGCCAAGGCGAGACCTTCGGGCTGGTCGGCGAATCCGGCTGCGGCAAGTCGACCTTCGGACGGGTGCTGCTGCGGCTGCAGAGCGCCACCGGGGGGAAAGTATTGTTCAAAGGCAAGGATATTCATTCCCTCGGTTCGGGCGACATGCGCAAGCTGCGGGAGGAGATGCAGATCATCTTCCAGGACCCGTTCGGCTCGCTGAATCCGCGTTTCCTGGTCAAGGATATCATCGGCGAGCCGCTGCGCATTCACCGGAAGATGTCGGCGAAGGAGACCGATAACCGGGTGGTGGAGCTGATGGAGCTGGTCGGTCTGGATGCCAGCCGCCGCAACCGCTACCCGCATGAATTCTCCGGCGGGCAGCGCCAGCGGATCGGCATTGCCCGGGCTATCGCCTTGAACCCGAAGTTCATTGTTGCCGATGAAGCGGTATCGGCACTGGATGTGTCGGTCCAGTCCCAGGTCATTAACCTGCTGATGAAGCTGCAGAAGGAGCTGGGCTTGACCTTCCTGTTCATTGCCCATGGCCTGAACGTGGTCCGGCATATCTCCGACCGCGTCGGGGTCATGTACCTGGGCAAGCTGGTGGAGGTCGCCGAGACGGAGGAGCTGTTCGCGGCTCCGCTGCACCCGTATACTGCCGCCTTGCTCTCGGCCATTCCTAAGCCTTCTCCAAGACGCAAGCAGGAGCGGATCATGCTGGAGGGGGATGTGCCGTCCCCGGCCAACCCGCCCTCGGGCTGCAGGTTCCATACCCGCTGCCCGTTCGTTCAAGACAAATGCCGCCACACGGAGCCCCTATTGGAGCAGGTCGGAGCGGGCCGGCAGGTCGCCTGCCATTTCCCGCTGTTTCCGAAGGCCTGA
- a CDS encoding SprT family zinc-dependent metalloprotease — MQIQLEDQMVTLHVQYAKRKKLSVTVDGSDLITVKAPKGTSEETILGAVASIGPKILEQLRRNAAARKVPEAKRYDGEEVYLYLGREYALHELITVQERNADELKLALKKFYMSSLKKIIAERITRYQTQLRVKPKSIEIVESRTKWGSCSFDGKLTFNYRLAMAPPEVIDYVIIHELCHLLHMNHDRSFWRRLGSVMPDYKEKEAYLARQGQFMTL; from the coding sequence ATGCAGATTCAACTGGAAGATCAGATGGTGACGCTACATGTTCAGTATGCCAAGCGCAAGAAGCTTTCCGTAACTGTGGACGGCTCGGATCTCATTACCGTTAAGGCGCCTAAGGGAACAAGTGAAGAGACCATCCTCGGTGCGGTAGCAAGTATAGGCCCGAAGATTCTGGAACAGCTGCGCAGGAATGCGGCGGCCCGGAAGGTGCCGGAGGCGAAGCGGTATGACGGGGAAGAGGTCTATCTGTATCTGGGCCGGGAGTACGCGCTCCATGAGCTGATTACGGTACAGGAGAGGAACGCTGACGAGCTGAAGCTTGCGCTGAAGAAGTTCTATATGTCCAGTTTGAAAAAAATCATCGCTGAGCGTATCACCCGCTATCAGACGCAGCTTAGAGTGAAGCCGAAGAGTATCGAAATTGTGGAGTCGCGGACCAAATGGGGCAGCTGCAGCTTTGACGGCAAGCTGACGTTCAACTACCGGCTGGCCATGGCGCCGCCCGAAGTGATTGACTATGTCATCATTCATGAGCTGTGTCATCTGCTGCATATGAATCATGACCGGTCCTTCTGGCGGCGGCTGGGAAGTGTAATGCCGGACTACAAGGAGAAGGAAGCGTACCTGGCCCGGCAGGGGCAATTCATGACACTGTGA
- a CDS encoding GNAT family N-acetyltransferase, whose amino-acid sequence MEFVKDYKNIDTLRHSFFKLAQDTFELELKHWYEAGFWNDTYIPYSYAKGGQIVANVSVNLLELMINGVKSRSVQLGTVMTHPDYRGRGLSTQLMNKVLEDYGQGYDIMYLFANDSVLEFYPKFGFRPVDEQLFSMDCPVDTVRAAAIRKLNLADPLDLNLFTTLGAQRIPVSQRLGVSGVHGLLMFYGLNVFSGQLYYLEDENLIAICQQENGQLEIFDLISTQPVSCRDIALQLADSHTETIVFHFTPDDPGLELAGSSYSGGLFVRSQGSLEYPAGLKHPATYIG is encoded by the coding sequence TTGGAGTTTGTTAAGGATTACAAAAATATTGATACACTGCGCCACAGCTTCTTCAAGCTGGCACAAGATACCTTCGAGCTGGAGCTTAAGCACTGGTATGAGGCGGGGTTCTGGAATGATACATACATTCCTTATTCTTACGCAAAGGGCGGGCAAATTGTGGCCAATGTCTCGGTGAATCTGCTGGAGCTGATGATTAACGGGGTGAAGTCCCGTTCTGTTCAGCTCGGAACGGTGATGACTCACCCGGACTACCGGGGTCGGGGCCTGTCCACACAATTGATGAACAAGGTGCTGGAGGATTACGGGCAGGGCTATGACATCATGTATCTTTTTGCCAATGACTCCGTTCTGGAGTTCTACCCGAAATTCGGCTTCCGTCCGGTGGACGAGCAGCTCTTCTCCATGGACTGCCCTGTGGATACGGTCAGAGCTGCGGCAATCCGCAAGCTGAACCTTGCCGACCCGCTCGATCTGAATCTGTTCACCACCCTTGGAGCACAGCGGATTCCGGTATCACAGCGGCTCGGTGTCAGCGGGGTCCATGGCCTGCTGATGTTCTACGGCCTGAACGTGTTCAGCGGCCAGCTCTACTACCTGGAGGACGAGAATCTCATTGCCATCTGCCAGCAGGAGAACGGGCAACTGGAGATTTTTGACCTGATCAGCACACAGCCGGTCTCCTGCCGCGACATTGCCTTACAGCTCGCGGACAGCCATACAGAGACAATCGTCTTCCACTTCACCCCCGATGACCCTGGCCTGGAGCTGGCCGGCAGCAGCTATTCAGGCGGTCTGTTCGTCCGGAGCCAGGGCAGCCTGGAGTATCCGGCAGGCCTTAAGCACCCGGCTACCTACATCGGGTAA
- a CDS encoding asparagine synthase-related protein: MSAIAGIYSMQHGPLDPELGPRLMRQLQRYPADDAGCWQTEKLFLGCRSQWITPQSVGELMPYADPQRGLAIVADAIIDNRSELFGQLQVVREDRDSMPDSLLILLAYEKWGEQAPVHLVGDFAFMIWDYARQRLFGARDFSGNRTLYFRRTGRQFAFCTVMHPLLTLMEGRQGLNETWISEFLASQGRTDVVDLFSTVHQGVEQLPPAHSVTVSAKGISFSRYYTFEIPPPLRLGSDGEYEEALREVFSRAVSDRLRTHLAAGANLSGGLDSGSVVSFAAEELRRAGKPLYTFSSYPLDNFTGFKLGQRVTDERPYIREIIDHVGNIEPSFLNFPDRSSYGEIDEWLEIMEMPYKFIENSYWLKGIYEQAHSQGVGVLLSGQRGNWSVSWGPALDYQAKLLREFRWLSFYRENKLYSRTMGVSRKRMLKLAGRKAFPVLGQLAGGRQEAPLELIHPEFARRTGVLERLGEQESMLATRTVYEIRRAHFQQPHVWNVNGIAATKLSLKYRVWDRDPTNDLRVINFCLSVPEEQYVQNGVDRSLIRRAMKGRLPDTVRLNQTRRGIQGADGITRMLPQWPKFLQEVQEMLRDPLASSYLNHTGLAGCLDRLGSEPAPALIFNTDFRLLTRGLVFYRFLQRVT, encoded by the coding sequence ATGAGCGCAATCGCCGGGATCTATTCGATGCAGCATGGGCCGCTGGACCCGGAGCTGGGCCCGCGCCTGATGCGGCAGCTGCAGCGTTATCCGGCGGATGATGCCGGATGCTGGCAGACGGAGAAGCTGTTCCTGGGCTGCCGCTCGCAGTGGATCACCCCGCAGTCCGTGGGCGAGTTGATGCCCTATGCCGATCCGCAGCGCGGGCTGGCTATCGTGGCTGACGCCATTATAGATAACCGCAGCGAGCTCTTCGGACAACTCCAGGTGGTCCGGGAGGACCGGGACTCCATGCCTGACAGCCTGCTGATCCTGCTGGCCTATGAGAAGTGGGGCGAGCAGGCACCAGTTCATCTGGTCGGGGATTTCGCCTTCATGATCTGGGACTATGCCCGGCAGCGGCTGTTCGGGGCGCGGGATTTCTCGGGCAACCGGACACTGTACTTCCGCCGCACGGGCAGGCAGTTCGCCTTCTGTACTGTGATGCATCCCTTGCTCACTCTAATGGAAGGCAGGCAGGGGCTGAATGAGACCTGGATCTCGGAGTTTCTGGCAAGCCAAGGTCGGACTGATGTAGTGGATCTGTTCTCCACAGTTCACCAGGGGGTGGAGCAGCTGCCTCCGGCCCATTCGGTGACCGTTAGTGCGAAGGGCATTTCGTTCTCCCGGTATTACACCTTCGAGATTCCGCCTCCCTTGAGGCTGGGCAGCGACGGGGAATACGAGGAAGCGCTCCGCGAGGTGTTCAGCCGGGCGGTCAGCGACCGGCTGCGCACCCATCTTGCGGCAGGCGCCAACTTAAGCGGCGGACTCGACTCCGGCTCCGTGGTCAGCTTCGCGGCCGAGGAGCTGCGCCGGGCAGGCAAGCCTCTGTACACGTTCAGCTCTTATCCGCTGGATAACTTCACAGGCTTCAAGCTGGGCCAGCGGGTCACCGATGAACGCCCCTACATCCGGGAGATCATCGACCATGTCGGGAACATTGAGCCGAGCTTCCTGAACTTCCCGGACCGCAGCTCTTACGGCGAGATTGACGAATGGCTGGAGATTATGGAGATGCCCTACAAGTTCATCGAGAACTCCTATTGGCTCAAAGGCATCTATGAGCAGGCTCACTCGCAGGGTGTCGGCGTGCTGCTGAGCGGACAACGCGGCAACTGGAGCGTCTCCTGGGGGCCGGCGCTGGATTATCAGGCGAAGCTGCTGCGGGAATTCCGCTGGCTCTCCTTCTACCGCGAGAACAAGCTGTACAGCCGCACCATGGGTGTCAGCCGCAAGAGGATGCTGAAGCTTGCCGGCCGCAAGGCCTTTCCCGTCCTCGGCCAGTTAGCCGGGGGGCGACAGGAAGCGCCGCTGGAGCTGATTCATCCGGAATTTGCCCGGCGGACAGGCGTGCTGGAGCGGCTGGGCGAACAGGAGTCGATGCTTGCCACCCGGACGGTCTATGAGATCCGCCGCGCGCATTTTCAGCAGCCGCATGTGTGGAATGTGAACGGGATCGCAGCGACCAAGCTGTCTCTGAAGTACAGGGTATGGGATCGTGACCCTACCAATGATCTGCGTGTCATCAACTTCTGCCTGTCCGTGCCGGAAGAGCAGTATGTCCAGAACGGAGTCGACCGCTCGCTGATCCGCCGGGCGATGAAGGGGCGGCTGCCGGATACGGTCCGGCTGAACCAGACGCGGCGCGGGATTCAGGGGGCGGACGGAATTACGCGGATGCTGCCCCAGTGGCCGAAGTTCCTTCAGGAGGTTCAGGAGATGCTCCGGGACCCGCTCGCATCGTCTTATCTGAATCATACCGGGCTCGCCGGATGCTTGGACCGGCTGGGTAGTGAGCCCGCACCTGCTTTAATCTTCAACACCGATTTCCGCCTTCTCACCCGGGGACTGGTATTCTACCGCTTCCTGCAGCGGGTGACCTGA
- a CDS encoding paeninodin family lasso peptide — translation MKKEYSKPTLEVLDVKMTMAGPGISIADAFQADPDEIVSHS, via the coding sequence ATGAAAAAGGAATACAGCAAGCCTACATTGGAAGTGCTGGATGTGAAAATGACTATGGCTGGCCCCGGGATTTCCATTGCCGATGCCTTCCAAGCCGATCCGGATGAGATCGTTAGTCACTCCTAG
- a CDS encoding aldolase translates to MAGTAQCLGYKAFGLQILSEFPLPELPRTDLPGQIGSVSVVQADLSARWETIPKITANLGTAGNEVMFMVKDTAIFSIQNGSTITVSPAAGADPDSVRLFILGSCMGVLLMQKGILALHGSSLVLEGKAYALVGRSGAGKSTLASYLMDQGHLMVSDDVIPVLVHNGHPLAVPGYPQQKLWQQSLDYLGMNSSAYRPLFRRETKFAVPVHDRFQSEPLPLAGIFELAVGGAEEVKVEPVNGLERLHILYNHTYQKALVDPMGIREWHFGLLASFVNRLPMYRLTRPEQGFSAPRQTELIMETIKQKMEEMNR, encoded by the coding sequence ATGGCTGGCACCGCACAATGTCTAGGGTATAAGGCCTTCGGCCTGCAGATTCTCAGCGAATTTCCGTTGCCGGAGCTTCCCCGGACTGACCTTCCCGGGCAGATAGGCAGTGTATCTGTCGTGCAGGCCGACCTGTCGGCGCGCTGGGAGACCATCCCGAAGATCACAGCGAATCTGGGGACAGCCGGCAATGAAGTCATGTTCATGGTGAAGGACACAGCGATCTTCTCCATTCAGAACGGCAGCACGATCACCGTATCGCCGGCAGCCGGGGCTGATCCGGACAGCGTCCGTCTGTTCATTCTGGGCAGCTGCATGGGGGTTCTGCTGATGCAGAAGGGCATTCTGGCTCTTCACGGAAGCTCGCTCGTGCTGGAGGGCAAGGCCTATGCATTGGTGGGGCGTTCCGGTGCAGGCAAATCTACGCTGGCTTCTTATTTAATGGACCAGGGCCATCTTATGGTCAGTGACGACGTTATTCCCGTATTGGTGCACAATGGACATCCATTGGCTGTTCCAGGGTATCCGCAGCAGAAGCTGTGGCAGCAGAGCCTGGACTATTTGGGAATGAATTCGTCCGCATACCGCCCGCTGTTCCGGCGGGAGACCAAGTTCGCCGTGCCGGTGCATGACCGCTTCCAGAGTGAGCCGTTGCCGCTGGCCGGGATTTTTGAGCTGGCTGTAGGCGGGGCGGAAGAAGTGAAGGTTGAGCCGGTTAACGGGCTGGAGCGGCTTCATATTTTATACAACCATACCTATCAAAAAGCGCTCGTCGATCCCATGGGCATCCGGGAATGGCATTTCGGGCTGCTCGCTTCGTTCGTAAACCGGCTGCCGATGTACCGGCTAACCCGCCCGGAGCAGGGCTTCAGCGCGCCGCGGCAGACGGAACTTATTATGGAGACCATTAAGCAGAAGATGGAGGAGATGAACCGATGA
- a CDS encoding lasso peptide biosynthesis PqqD family chaperone, translated as MSMNTAEVLSLDSVLVQREGNIASDMDGEKVMLNVKNGKYYNLGEVGGAIWEALASPVSIRRIAEIMQETFEVPAELAQQDVIDFVQNLLNEDLVAVVSGS; from the coding sequence ATGAGTATGAACACGGCAGAGGTGCTGTCCCTGGATTCGGTGCTGGTTCAGCGGGAAGGCAATATCGCCAGCGACATGGACGGCGAGAAGGTGATGCTGAATGTGAAGAACGGCAAGTATTACAATCTCGGCGAGGTCGGGGGTGCGATCTGGGAGGCGCTGGCTTCACCGGTGTCCATCCGCCGGATTGCCGAGATCATGCAGGAGACCTTCGAGGTTCCGGCGGAGCTGGCGCAGCAGGATGTCATTGATTTCGTACAGAATCTGCTGAATGAGGATCTGGTTGCCGTTGTCAGCGGATCATGA